From a region of the Calonectris borealis chromosome 2, bCalBor7.hap1.2, whole genome shotgun sequence genome:
- the SNRNP48 gene encoding LOW QUALITY PROTEIN: U11/U12 small nuclear ribonucleoprotein 48 kDa protein (The sequence of the model RefSeq protein was modified relative to this genomic sequence to represent the inferred CDS: deleted 2 bases in 1 codon), with product MAPAPPPCDGASARPAMAAPCAVWLGDPVERVPCPYDVHHRVPRASLERHAASCRLRKMGYSAEEEAEMYDSSFFYENLKVPTVAMDKDLQFHIVKQARAQSVKEGTGYSEGSYSLLPVEVPQNHKRFTCDLTQADRLALYDYVVEETKKQRSRSQITENDSDLFVDLAAKITQDDSQKGPKSHLEILAEMRDYKRRRQSYRAKNVHITKKSYTEVIRDVIGVHMEELSNHWQEENRLDNAEICEGGKSKSSGRKEDRRSASVDSRQSGGSCKDTERTRHRRETSRSPSKRKRSRERGKDRDSRRKRERDEDKYHSHKRRK from the exons ATGGCGCCGGCCCCGCCTCCCTGCGACGGGGCCTCGGCG CGGCCGGCCATGGCCGCTCCTTGCGCGGTGTGGCTCGGGGACCCG GTGGAGCGGGTGCCGTGCCCCTACGACGTCCATCACCGCGTCCCCCGGGCGTCGCTGGAGAGGCACGCCGCGTCCTGCCGACTCCGCAAGATGGGCTACTCCGCCGAGGAGGAG GCTGAGATGTACGACTCCAGCTTTTTCTACGAAAACCTGAAGGTTCCCACCGTCGCCATGG ATAAAGATCTACAATTTCACATTGTTAAGCAAGCTAGAGCTCAAAGTGTGAAAGAAGGTACAGGCTACAGTGAAG GATCTTACTCATTACTGCCTGTAGAAGTTCCTCAAAATCACAAGCGTTTCACCTGTGACCTGACTCAAGCTGACCGCCTTGCTCTTTATGATTATGTTGTtgaggaaacaaagaaacagagGTCTAGATCCCAAATCACGGAAAATGACAGTGACCTCTTTGTGGATTTAGCAGCGAAAATCACCCAAG ATGATAGTCAGAAAGGTCCAAAGTCCCACCTTGAAATTCTGGCTGAAATGCGAGATTACAAAAGGCGGCGGCAGTCATACAGGGCTAAGAATGTTCATATAACAAAGAAGTCTTACACTGAG GTGATTCGGGATGTGATTGGTGTGCATATGGAAGAACTCAGCAATCACTGGCAGGAGGAGAATAGGTTGGATAATGCAGAGATATGTGAAGGAGGGAAGTCAAAATCTTCAGGAAG aaaggaagacagGCGGTCAGCTTCAGTGGACTCACGGCAGTCTGGAGGAAGCTGTAAGGATACTGAACGCACCAGACATAGGAGAGAGACCAGCAGGAGCCCAAGTAAGCGAAAAAGGAGTCGCGAAAGAGGCAAAGACAGAGATTCtcggagaaaaagagagag